A portion of the Parambassis ranga chromosome 22, fParRan2.1, whole genome shotgun sequence genome contains these proteins:
- the LOC114427094 gene encoding interferon-induced protein 44-like: protein MSVVISSLSKDQEKKLLSLFSHAKLHLLYKATVHGFTAAAFHSRCDKQGPTIIVAYNAAGFVFGAYTSKDYTQSGAGINDEAAFLYSIKDGENKPLRVSGITGQCAFTDEGTGPNYGALVFLHDNQPAVQSNPGTRFQFQAAAMHGDDLALTEFEVYRVEALGDLLVKPWRIMQWTAERKQELMKFIQNYKPDIKTVNKPRVLLVGPVGAGKSSFFNSINSAFRGNMTLQAITGTAGTSVTTQFRMYTIKAGKGGKALPLILCDTMGLEENANAGLDIEDLVSICKGHVQDRYQFSTCGSILEDSPGYKKHTTLNDRIHCVVYVVDTCKVSLLTQKMLDKFAAIRKKTIQMGIPQIVLMTKVDEACPLVAEDLKNVYRSVYIQKKAREISESIGIPLSCVLPVKNYCEELGLDVEIDTLLLTAVEQMLNYADNYFENQITDNLDNQPEMYRSGDQFQNCINSNE, encoded by the exons ATGTCAGTGGTCATTTCCAGTCTTTCTAAGGATCAGGAGAAaaagctgctctctctcttcagtcacGCCAAACTCCACCTGCTCTACAAAGCCACGGTCCACggtttcactgctgctgccttcCACAGCCGCTGTGACAAACAGGGCCCCACCATCATCGTCGCCTACAATGCCGCTGGGTTTGTCTTTGGTGCTTACACGTCCAAGGACTACACCCAAAGCGGAGCGGGCATCAATGACGAGGCGGCTTTCCTTTATAGCATCAAGGATGGGGAAAACAAACCGCTGAGGGTGTCAGGTATCACCGGACAGTGTGCTTTCACAGATGAAGGCACCGGTCCAAATTATGGTGCTTTGGTGTTCTTGCATGATAACCAGCCGGCAGTACAGTCCAATCCAGGCACAAGGTTTCAATTTCAGGCTGCAGCAATGCATGGAGATGACTTGGCACTGACTGAGTTTGAGGTGTATCGGGTTGAAG CCTTGGGAGATCTCCTTGTGAAGCCTTGGAGGATCATGCAGTGGACCGCTGA GAGAAAGCAGGAATTGATGAAGTTTATCCAGAACTATAAGCCTGACATCAAAACAGTGAACAAACCTCGAGTGCTGTTGGTGGGCCCTGTCGGGGCGGGCAAGTCCAGCTTCTTCAACTCCATCAACTCAGCATTTCGAGGCAACATGACTTTGCAGGCCATCACCGGCACAGCAGGGACGAGTGTGACCACTCAG TTCCGCATGTACACCATCAAGGCAGGAAAAGGTGGCAAAGCTCTTCCTCTGATCCTCTGTGACACAATGGGACTTGAGGAAAACGCTAACGCTGGTTTGGACATTGAGGACTTGGTCAGCATCTGCAAGGGTCATGTCCAGGATCGCTACCAG TTCAGCACATGTGGGTCTATCCTGGAAGATTCCCCGGGTTACAAAAAGCACACGACTCTGAATGACAGAATCCACTGTGTGGTTTATGTGGTCGATACCTGCAAGGTCTCTCTGCTCACCCAAAAAATGCTGGACAAGTTCGCCGCCATCCGGAAAAAGACTATCCAGATGG GAATTCCTCAGATTGTGCTGATGACTAAAGTTGATGAGGCCTGTCCTCTGGTGGCAGAAGACTTGAAGAATGTATATCGCAGCGTTTACATCCAGAAAAAG GCCCGCGAGATAAGTGAGTCTATTGGCATCCCTCTGTCCTGTGTGCTGCCAGTGAAGAACTACTGTGAGGAGCTGGGTCTGGATGTGGAAATTGACACGCTGCTGTTAACTGCTGTGGAACAGATGCTAAACTATGCAGACAACTACTTTGAGAACCAGATTACTGACAATCTAGATAATCAGCCAGAGATGTACAGATCCGGTGATCAATTCCAAAATTGTATAAATTCAAATGAATGA
- the fam177a1 gene encoding protein FAM177A1 encodes MADLSLYLTNVNVILGQTMETERSIADETDFQSVEIGDSAGRQGRVKVPRKTIYFASGETMEEYSTDEEDEPVKKDVVTVDPSKLTWGPYFWFQMWRMATSTISVCDYMGERLASLFGITTPKYQYAIDEYYRIKKEEEEDEEENRLAEEAERRFAEQQRGDVDDLATVEQPEASAASFVNISFDLEPEPPLRNSDANRVPSPLPS; translated from the exons ATGGCAGATTTGTCGTTATATTTGACTAATGTCAACGTTATACTTGGACAAACTATGGAAACTGAGAGG AGCATAGCTGATGAGACGGACTTTCAGAGTGTGGAGATAGGGGACTCTGCAGGGAGGCAGGGGAGGGTGAAGGTTCCCCGCAAGACCATCTACTTCGCCAGTGGAGAGACCATGGAGGAGTACAGCACTGATGAAGAGGACGAACCTGTGAAGAAAGATGTTGTTACTGTAGATCCG TCCAAACTGACATGGGGTCCTTATTTCTGGTTCCAAATGTGGAGAATGGCTACCTCCACTATTTCAG TGTGTGATTACATGGGTGAGAGACTGGCCTCTCTGTTTGGCATCACTACTCCTAAGTACCAGTATGCCATCGATGAGTACTATCGCATAAAGAAAGAG gaggaggaggatgaggaggagaaccGTCTGGCTGAAGAGGCAGAACGTCGgtttgcagagcagcagagaggtgatgTGGACGATCTTGCTACAGTAGAGCAGCCAGAGGCGTCTGCAGCCTCATTTGTAAACATAAGCTTTGACCTCGAGCCTGAGCCTCCTCTCAGGAATTCAGATGCCAACAGAGTcccttctcctctcccctcctaa